The following is a genomic window from Episyrphus balteatus chromosome 1, idEpiBalt1.1, whole genome shotgun sequence.
TTCTACTTCCGTTGCTGTAATTGCAGAATAGAGTTCGAAACCTCTTGAGCTAAATGTAGGGTAGATGATACATAAAGGTGAATGCCTTGATGTAACAGGTgggaatttggcaggacaaaaataaaaggtggtcacacaaaaattctttataattgtgaaaataaatttttttgaattgtgaatacaatacttattcgaattcctcggaatattctacatcaatttcatatatgattttctataaaatagttagaccgaaaaaagttctagcgacatgaaaaagtataaaccaaattcacaaaaaagaggtgtgcctacaaaGGGTTAAGTCTCTTCATATAATTaaagcgatacaaaaaaaagttgtatagcagagttgtagagaattttaaggtgaataatcttttatcggaacgtttttttcataattttgataaaacgtgctcgaaaatttaaaattgtcatttttttttcgtttttttttttttttacttttttggcttgtaacttttttaatattcagaatatcgaaaaagtgtttttaacataaaagacgcgaaatttagtTGTCTACGTTTTTcgtgcatacaaattttatgtagcataaatagaaatcgagatattcaacaaacactaaaatccaagatggcttcctaaaggtgaatttcgcaagtgtgaaaaatcagggtaatgatatccAGCCAATTTTCGGaattggaaaaattacctaataaaaaagtaggatttcttaagaaaataaattttatctccaTTATTTagggaatattctcaacaatgttataccattttgaaaagagaattgaacacaacaacttttaaggtaacttgccgaaacatcgtagtgcattttttttttacactacggttcattgacttagagtcatgtaaaattttttagtaggtacttagttgggcaaaaaagtaatatttgctttaaaactgatgcagctgagttaaaatttttgaatgcatttgctAGCAGGGTTATTCGGgcttccgtaacaaaagaaaaaactgagaaaaattaagatttgtagtcacggcacggcacataaaaaaccgtcacagggtgaccatttttccgactttttttcaaaagcccataactcccaaaatatatggctacgatttttttaattatttttctgataactgtcaccacctaccctatctaccgttttcaccctgtatatgaacatcataaatgcactggactatatgCTTGGGAAGCTATTAAACAACGACTTACAGTGGCTGGTGAGTGGAACTCCAGAACCACGCGGACTATAAATCTTGTCGTATTCGAAACCCTTGATTAGTTAAGAAggaattcatacaaaaattataatcatatAATTTGTTGTCAAAACTAGATGTGAATTGTAAGACTCCAAAGAGTAATTTTCCATAGTGTTAAACAGTATATACAGCCCTGGCAAAAAGTATTAGGcaccccaaaaaaaattattaaatactgGAAGTGACTGAAGCAAATTGTACAAACTTTAAGTATTCACAGTTAGAAGGCTTCAGTATAATGCTGCGTCATGCATGCATACTTTTGGCCATGGCTGTATTTGTTATGTCATATTTTACGAGAGATATAATGAAACTATATTTTAGATAACATTGTACTCACTATAAGTGTCTTAAAAGTTTGAGTTTTCatctaaaaaattcattttaaatgcTCACCATAAATGCAATATTTATTTAACCAAATAtgtagaaaatttgaaaaagtattCGTAAGAAAAGTAacattcaataataataataatacaaataatagTAATAATATGGTgcattgttattattattactagCGACTATATTACTGCTACTCGCACCAATGTTCCTCAACTTTGCCTTTTCAATTGCACTCAAATGTTCTGCCTTAGCCTTGCTAACTTCTAAAGTGTCTTCAACTTGTTGTGGAAGTCCAATTATTGTAATTCCCTGGTTCTTAGCAGCTTCAATGGCTGCCAAGTGTTCTGCCTTAGCTTTGGCAACTTTAGGTGTATCTTGAACTTGTTGTGGTAATCCAATTGCTACTGGAACAATTTGTTGAGCACCCGTCAATCGTTGTTTAGCTTCTTCGATAGCAGCAAAATGAGCAGATTTTGCAGCAGCAACTTCAAAAGTATCAGGAATTTGTTGAGGTAGGTCTTGGGCGGAGAAAATTGGAGCTTCAACAGGTTTTGGCAAATTGGTTGCAGAAGTCACACGAAAACCATTAGCGTCAGCAATGTAATTAACCTTTTGAACAATGTTGTTTGAATCAATGTAGCTGTATGATCCTCTTGTTGTTCCATCCATTAATTTGACTTCCTCCTTATTTGATAAAAGATCATTGTATCCATAAGAGTATTGCCCGTTTCCATCTTGAGAGTGatattgatttgaaatatatgGTCCAGCAGGAGTCAAAAAAACTTGACTAGCAGAGGTAACTGCCAGAAAAGCAGAAAATACAACATACAATTTCATATTGGAAAAAACTACGAATTCAAAAACGCTACTAGCTGCTGTATCAACTAGTACTCGCCTCGGAGATATCTGTTATACCAAATTCAATTGAAAGGCGTATTTATACCAATATGATAATTAACAAAATTCACATTGATCATACTTGGCTCTGGAAATACtacttttcactttttgacaatTAAAGAAATGGTTGATCTTTTTTGAAAGGTACAATCACATTCTTGAATAACAAAAGGGCACTAAGAGTTCATTAAAAACCAGTAACAATTAATGAACTCTTAGTGCTCTTTTAAAAGTGCTCCTCTTTTGTGTACCCACTATGATTGCGCCTTTTATAAAAGAGCAACCATTTAGTAGATTGTAGAAAAGTGAAAAGTTGTATTTCCACCGTCCGCTGTCAATCAAAGTGATTGTTTGCTTCTTTAAATTTTGGTATAAATATAACTTCTAATTGCATTTAGAATAACAGATAACTCCGAAGCGAGTACTAGTTGATACATCAGCTAGCAgcgtttttgaattttgttaaacaaaaaataaagtatttttttttcaacatgaaATTATTTGTGGTATTTTCTGCTTTTTTGGCAGTTACCTCTGCTAGTCAAGTAATTTTGACTCCTGCTGGACcatatatttcaaatcaatatCACTCTCAAGATGGAAATGGCCAATACTCTTATGGATACAATGATCTTCTATCAAACAAGGAGGAAGTTAAATTATTGGATGGAACAACAAGAGGATCATACAGCTACATTGATTCAAACAACATTGTTCAAAAGGTTAATTACATTGCTGACGGTAATGGTTTTCGTGTGACTTCTGCAACCAATTTGCCAAAACCTGTTGAAGCTCCAATTTTCTCCACCCAAGACCTACCTCAACAAATTCCTGATACTTTTGAAGTTGCTGCAGCAAAATCTGCTCATTTTGCTGCTATCGAAGAAGCTAAACAACGATTGACGGGTGCTCAACAAATTGTTCCAGTCGTAGTTGGATTACCACAACAAGTTCAAGATACACCTGAAGTTGCCAAAGCTAAGGCAGAACACTTGGCAGCCATTGAAGCTGCTAAGAACCAGGGAATTACAATAATTGGACTTCCACAACAAGTTGAAGACACTTTAGAAGTTAGCAAGGCTAAGGCAGAACATTTGATTGCCATTGAAAAGGCAAAGTTGAGGAACATTGGTACGAGTAGTGGTGATATTGTAGCcactaataataataacaatgcACCATATTATTACTATTATTTGTACTATTACTATTATTGAATGTaactttttatacaaacatttttgatgATTTATAATTTGGTTTAATAAATACCTACTGTATTTTTGGTgagcattttaaattaatttttaattgaaaatgcaaATGTTTGTTAAGATAACGGGAGTAAACCcgctttttcttaaatttagcTTCCTTAAACTAGTGACAAACTTAGTAGctaatgcagaaaaatatagaaaattacTCTTTGGAGttttataattcacatctagctttgaagaaaaattaattaaaaatcagttttagcTCATATTTTGCTTGAGGACCCCAATAATAATGACAAGAGGTTTCAGAGCTTTTGCGCTATAATAGCAAATAGCATCATAGACAGAACGAAAAGATAGATCCATCAATCATAAAAAAGGACCTAATAGTCAAGTTTTTCAACCTTTTCAACAAACACGCTGATTTAACGGTGAAGATAGCAAACTTTTAGCAGAATCTTCTAAATTACAATTAACTAATCCGGCCAGTACTGACGTATGCCTGCCCTATATAGTAGGTCCAAAGGAAAAATTCACTAACTACATACGATTTCAGTAGcagttagtgagtttttccaTTGAACCGACGATATGGTTTGCCATTTGCTCAACTTCGCATCTGTGCAGGACTTCGGTAAAACTCAATGACGAGGAGATACACACCAAACAAAAAACTCTACGAGGAAGAAAAATTGATCAATTTATGCTTTTATTCTTGACAAAAATCATCCGGAACCTGGAACATCATCCGAACTTAGAAGTTCAGCACCTATTTAGATCTAACGATTGATTTTTTCATTCTTCAACTGAAATTTCGTGTCTGATTCCTGTTGAAGCATCTGTACATCATTCAATTTCATACCAATTGTTACTTCTTGATGTTTTTGATGGCTTTTTCAATCAATTTAGTAAAGACCGTCGCACAGTGGGCCCATATGGCCTtaggcgtctcaaaaatctgtaactttgttgtcttttgtgataattgcttcaaatttggaaTATAATGCCTTTGATATATAACAAATCattaaacttactttttttttaaattgaaattgtttttaagcttttaaaaattagtcaaagttcaaaaagtacgattttcgcttgatttgggtatttaaaaatatctgtaacttttttgtctcctgaaataattaaaccaaatttggaacatataatctttaatgtatcagaaatcattgagcgtagtttttttttaattgcaaattataaataaaatctctatgtaactttttttgagctttgaaaagataggcaaagttcaaaaagtacaattttgtttGACACACTGCttttttagctaatatttttatttaagtattaaacgtctatttaaagctaaaaatataCGATTTTGACTATAGGCTagaacgtctcaaaaatctgtaacttttgtatcttaaaagattattttctcaaattttgcaaaataagataaaactggtttcttaattttataaaggccttcctttcgtgtcttaaaattacttaattatttgtatgagtataaaataaagaaaaaaatacatttcaatgtagtttgtttgtgttacgttatttgaaattaaagctattttattgaaaaattataagaaaaatattgattatactttatcttaaataaagtcgtttgtaaggcaaagtgaaatagtcgaaaaactaagcttttgagaaaagagcaaaaaaagaaatcacaaaaaaaaaaaaaaactagttgtcaattttcacgaaaatccttcttaattaaatactttaaacggctcttttgaaaatcttcgagtaaaatcaaaatcagtaaataTAATCTCTATGTAACTTTTAACatggatgaaatttttttcaacaattacaatattaaattctaTCATTTTTCTGCTACCTTAGACTTTTTTAATAGCACAATGACAGCATtgttcaaaatacaaatatcttcaatttcgggTGCATATACTTAGTCTAAGAGGcaacagcaaattttgggagtggaggtataaccaaaatgtgagtatgcagttttatagcctccatgcgttttaataacgaattcaaaagtctggcagctttaaatcacgGCATCATATGGTTTCCGAGGggttaaatatcgcgagtttttcaattaatgtgagtaggctaaat
Proteins encoded in this region:
- the LOC129908631 gene encoding uncharacterized protein LOC129908631; amino-acid sequence: MKLYVVFSAFLAVTSASQVFLTPAGPYISNQYHSQDGNGQYSYGYNDLLSNKEEVKLMDGTTRGSYSYIDSNNIVQKVNYIADANGFRVTSATNLPKPVEAPIFSAQDLPQQIPDTFEVAAAKSAHFAAIEEAKQRLTGAQQIVPVAIGLPQQVQDTPKVAKAKAEHLAAIEAAKNQGITIIGLPQQVEDTLEVSKAKAEHLSAIEKAKLRNIGASSSNIVASNNNNNAPYYYYYLYYYYY
- the LOC129907569 gene encoding uncharacterized protein LOC129907569, which gives rise to MKLFVVFSAFLAVTSASQVILTPAGPYISNQYHSQDGNGQYSYGYNDLLSNKEEVKLLDGTTRGSYSYIDSNNIVQKVNYIADGNGFRVTSATNLPKPVEAPIFSTQDLPQQIPDTFEVAAAKSAHFAAIEEAKQRLTGAQQIVPVVVGLPQQVQDTPEVAKAKAEHLAAIEAAKNQGITIIGLPQQVEDTLEVSKAKAEHLIAIEKAKLRNIGTSSGDIVATNNNNNAPYYYYYLYYYYY